In the Anolis sagrei isolate rAnoSag1 chromosome 1, rAnoSag1.mat, whole genome shotgun sequence genome, CTACATGCATAACCTGTTGATTAGTTCCTATTTTCTGGGTTGTCTTGTGGCTCAAACAGTTGCTAACATTTTGTCTATGATCCAACAGATGCTGTGGCTAGAAGATGGTTGACGTCCAGTCCAAGTCCAATATGAAGAGAAAGAACCATAAAAAGATGGACAGAAGCCAACCTCAAAGTTACCTATCAACATATAGCATCCAGACAGCAGAGATAAGAATATGGGAAACATAAACCTGCTTGTAGCATCTCTCCTCCACCAACCTGAACTGTTTTGTATTCCTATTTAAAGCAATTATTTCCCTATTTATGTCTATCCATATAAATTGGGAAAATGTTATACTCATCTGAATTTTTTTCTTTGCAAGAACAGGTAGCCATTTGTCAGGAAGTTGAGGGTTTGCACTTCTTATAGCACAACCATACTATTATAATGCCAAAGTTTGTAACTTGGTCCCACATAGGGTTCAACTGTCGAGTCTGTTGAGTGGCCAAGAGAACATCCAATCAGAAGACAACATTGTGGCTGAAACTTCCCTGCCATTTGGTTTCAGAGGAACCAATTAACCCATGCTTTCCTTTTGTTTCTGCAGAAATAGGATCTCTGCTTATTCAAAAGTGTTTCATCCAATCGTGAGCTTGACCAAAGTCCTTTCTCTATGGCGTGAAACCAGAAGGGAATTTGTACAACCTGGAACTTTGCATAAGGCACATATCAAAGGTGCTTTGATGCTtggacattttttttgtttgacatCTGGGTGTTATCTGCTATATATCCAAAGTCTTCCCAGATAAAATAAAGCTGCCAGCTCATTATCATGGCTGTTTCCCATAGTagatgctggctgttgtagtatATACTTCAGGATTTGGAGTTTATGTAGTCATTTTTTCTGTCTTGCAGTGCCACCTACAGAGAAAAAGCAGAAACCAATTTCTTTAGTACCATTTTAAATAACTTGTTTCCTTAATCCAGGGCTTGTATTTTGTGTGAGTTTTATCCAGGCTGCAATCTACTTTGCTTTAATGCTATATCCTTGGATCATTTTCTGGGGCCACATATGAGAATTACTTTAGTCGGCACATCTTCCAAATTGAATGTGATAATGAAACGCCAGTAGAAATTTACCTTATCTGCCATTTCAAAGGAAAGGGGCTACCTGCAGGGACGAGGATATATGCTTCTGGGGACCTCCATTTAAGAAGCCACAAGGGCCTCCACACAATTGCTTGTGACTAAAAATTGCTTGCATATTTAATATCCAGGCATGTATTTACAAGACTAATCACTTTGCTATTGAGATGGCCATTTCGAATTTGATTGcttctttttgaattctggcttCCAGAATTTCTTTCATTTGAATTTAGTTTGGCAATTATGTGCCTCTCcaatttttgttgggctgtgccTTCCAGTATCTTCCACAACTCGCTATGGAGTGGGAGCTGCTGGGACCACAGTTCAAAACTCCATATATCTAGATCACATGAATATCACCTGTGATCTAGAGCAAACCTATGTGCTACAGTGCTGGGGCAACTGGGCTGCTATAATCCACTTCCAGATTGCCACAACCATTCTAGTAGCTATGCTCGCTATGATTTACCCTCCAAGCAATGTTCCTGAAACATGTGCTAAGTAGGTGATCATTCATTGCATTAAGAGAGCTTGTTATGGAGAGGCTATTTGGGGTTTCTGAGTGGCTGGAAGAGTCTTAAGCCCTGCTCTGCCTGCTCctggtttccagatgtttttgtctggatctgtggttcctaacctttggtcttccagttgttttggacttcaactcccagaaatcccagccagattaccagctgttagaaattgtgagagccaaagtccaaaatacctggagtacCAAAGATTTGGAATCACTGATCTGGGTGATGAtagggaaaatgaaagaaatctaAATGGCATCCTAGCTAAGTAGGAATTGTTGAGTGATCTTAATCCAACTCTCCTTTAAAATAATGGACACAGTCACTGGAATCACACTTGGAAAAACTCAGAAAAGGTTGGTACAACAAACACATTGATCATATAAGAAGATATTCAGAAATTATTTGATTCATTTGGTTATGTTATGGTTGCTTGTAAACATAAGGAAAAGGAGTAATTATGCAACTACAGAAATGGCCATCTTCTTGCTTCAAGGTGGATGAAATCTTGAATAGTCTCATCAGTGAAAGTTCAGATGATTTTTTGGAGACCAAATAGCTAAAGGTCCATAatagaagtacagtagagtctcggttatccaacataaatgggtcagTAGACCAGCAAAAAGTtgaataataaggaaggattaaggaaactggacattgttttaatggttatcgattgaagtatgtttcattacaatgtttgattttattgattttatttgattttattgttgctgatgttttttatattgtatattgtaattgtatccttggtggcattgaattcttgccttgtaaactgcctcaagttgccggaaggctgagaagggcagtatagaaatgtactaaataaataataaataaataaaagtctcttaaatgtcaaaatatgttatgactttacaaattaagcaccaaaacatcatgttttacagcaaatcgatagaaaatgcagttcaatacatggtaatgttatgtagtaattactgtatttacgaatttagcaccaaacatcacaatgtattgaaacagctgtggatccgggcgggaagcagattgcattggataatacagaatgttggatgagcgaaggttggataagtgagactctattgtattagGATTAGGCCAGAGCTCCAATTAACAAGGCTTGAGGGGTGTGTGTCTGTCCCATCAAGGATATCAGTTCTCGTTCATGTGCTGATGTTCTCCTCTGTATGTCTTCACCATCTCTGGAAATAGTCAGAGAGCATTTCAGACTTGAACATCTTTTTACTAGAATTAAAGATTTTTGTCCAGCTCTGGAATGAACATAACCTATGGGACAGATTCCTCCTCCATGCTACAGCCCCTTAGATACTTTTCAAAGTATTATTCATACAGTTGTGCCATTTATACACAATCTGAATGTAACCCTGGAGATCTGACATTGAAATGTTTTGTTCAGACGATTTAGTCAGGACAACTGTGGTCTGTCTTACTGGATTCCTTCCAAGAAGATGCACATAACTGAAGTGGCATTTTTACAAGATTTTAGGGAATGGAAAACAGGGATTGTATAAAAGGGAAGACATCTGCAGTTATCCCAACATGGCTGACAACATTTAACAGTTTTAACAAAAGACAACATTTTTCCTGCAAGGAAATGATGATTGGCTGACACAGAAGACTGAGATCTTGGGCCCAATACTGAGCAACAGAAAAATCACTTGCAACTCCAGTAGTGCAGGAATTGAGCCCAGATAGCAAAAAATCATCAAAATaagaagaataaataataataaaacagcgCATATAATTAGCTACAGAGGCAGAAGCACAGTTTTACGTGGTGATGATCAACAGCGTCATTAGGTGTGAGTCAGTCCCAACGTGACGGTTAGTTTACACAGAGAAGCGCCCTGACGATTTACATACCTCACTGTATCTCACAACCTCTTTTTGTATCACCCACCGCTTTTAAATCAGTGTCAACCACTGCTTTCAAATAAAAGAGAAGACACTGAATGTAGCCAGACAATATTAGCAATCAAGTCAATGTCAATGGGCAGGGAAACAGGGATGTCGATCAATGAAACACATCAGTGCCAATTAATTATACAGATTCTAGTTGATTAATAGATTAACGAAGTACATTTCAGCATGGGGAAACCAGGTTTAAAGCAGAAGgcaaaatgtgttgtcaaaggctttcatggctggaatcactgggttgttgtgagttttctgagctgtatggccatgttccagaagcattctctcctgatgttttgcccacatctatggtacgcatcctcaaaggttgtgaggtctgttggaaattatgcaagtggagtttatatatctgtggaataatgtccagggtgggagaaagaactcttgtctgttggaggcaagtgtgaatgttggaattggccagcttgattagcattgaatagccttgcagcttcaaataataataacactttatttatattccgccctatctccccaaggagactcagggaggatcacagtacacataaacaggaaacattcaatgccattttggatagaaAGGGcatagacagacagaacagaaaggaggtatgttgtgtcgacatcCAACTTTTTagcaccttggaggttgtgcttgaatccagccacggggggtgctgtcgctccatcctctatgatgaagagtcatcaggatttcctccttcctttttctcacaGGGCATTTTccaatcttttatttatttatttactttatttatataccgcttttctcagccctcaggcgactcaaagtgtcgtaaaatacctcccaccacttgttttttttaaagcagtacctaatttctctatttacagctcaagctgtttttaaACTGATTAGGTAaatagtaagctgggctgacagttgggagctcatgcCTATCCGGGGCTACGAACTGGCAactttttggttgatagatcttaacATTGctaatgatttaccagctgtgctaaagctctaatgcctggctgcctcctgcctgggggaatactaggctaccagtattgaaaaaaacctctaaaatcaggacagtaaataaagaacaacactcagaaaacaggggaattccagacaggaagcaaacagggcaagctaacacctcccaacaaagaattccctcaggcaggaagcagccaggctatgaagctgcaagattattcaatgctaatcaagctggccaattgcaacatttgcacttgcatcaaacagacaagaattctctctcctaccctggacattccacagatatataaacctcacttgcctagtttccaacagacctcgcaacctctgaggatgtctgccacagatgtgggtgaaacgtcaggatggaatgcttctggaacatggccatacatcccagaaaactcacagcaactcataaaGCAAATTATGCTTTTCTATGTGATATGTGTTAGCCAGCTGTTGGCCAAAACCGAAAGAGGCTGCTTTGCTGATAGATCTCATTTAGTCGGCAGATATGGAAAGTGGGTGACTCTCTCCTCCTTAGAGTTCCCTGTATACGTACTTCCAAAACTTGTAATGTGTGTGGGGAAAACCTCCAAACCTGTTTTTGGGGGTGAGAGGAAGCATTTCAaatgggaagagagaggaaggtcaAATGCCAGGTTTTAGGCCAATGTCTTAGAAATGGTCTTGAAGAGACAGGAGCCATGGAGAGAAATGCCTCTTTCAAGGTGATCTTTGCCATTCTTGCAATTTTAACTGTTAAGAAGCAACTGCAATAAAATGATATATCCATATATAATGCTATATTTccttgattctaagatgcactttttCCTCATACAgatatctctaaaaatggggtgcgtCTTAGAATCATGGGTGCTTTTTATATAGAGAGCACTTTTTTTctattggtggtactgaaattagtgtgacTCTTATagttaaataaatatgataactTGGTGCATGCCTGGTTATTCCGTTAAGTAGTTTTTAATAATTCCTCGGGCTGTCTCTGTGTTGAAAACTACGCTCCCTTGAAGTTATTTGTATTGGGAacaagctcgttttctgctgccctggggactaggatgctgaacaatggcttcaaactataggaaaggagattccacctgaacattaggaagaacttcctaactgtgagagagagctgttcagcagtggaactctctgccctggagtatggtggaggccccttctttggaggctttgaaacagaggctggatggccatctatcgagggtgttttgaatgcaattcaCCTGTTTCTTagcatgggattggactggatggcacacaagGTCTCCTGATTCTatcactctatgattctatgagacaatGGTTCCCAAAACCTTTTGTTTTGAAACTGGCCTGAGATAACATGGGGAATATTTTCTCACCCTTCTTCTTCTATTCAGCTTTTTTCCCACCCTTTCTTCATTGTCTCTAGTGACTTATGCTCCTTACTTTTGCCTTAAGACAATCAGAAGGAGGGCAGACAGTGTTTTCTCTGGGCTGAGTTGATATCAGAGATCACAACATGGCCAAACCATATTGATTTCATATCAATTCTATTCTGAGTGATGGCTTCCTAACCACACTCTGGTATttatttcaaaaaggaaaaatggtGCCCAGGAGGAGCAAGGAACATGGCTGCCATAGCCATATTGGACAAACACTTTCACTCCACTCACCCAATCTCGTGAAGGGAAAATAGAACCTAAATCTAGTTATTACTCTCAATTCAcatcaaatataaacttactatgtTTCCATAGATATAACATTGGTTAGGACTAACAATTAAATGCATCCTAATTGTCTTCAAAGTCAATCTGACTGGGGAAAGTCTTTTGACTCAACCCTAATCTTCAACATTAGCAATTGAAATGACTTACTTGGATTGCTTTTGCTGTGCCTCTTTTTCTTTCGTCGCTTGTTTGATCCTTTTTGGCTGTCTTTTTCAACAAGAGCTTGCTCTGATGGGACTGTTGCTGAACATGTAGTATCAGTCTGTGGCTCTTCTGAAAAGGACTTCTCAAGCAAGGAGTCTATGGAAGGCTCATTATTTTCTTTCGTTGACTCCTTTGTTGTCACAATTGGAGGAACCTCTGGAGTTGGAAGCCCTTGGGCTTTCCCAGATGAGTCCTGCTCTACACTGGCTTTGCTGATGGCTTTGTTTACTTGATCATTTGAATTTAGGCTGCTCTGTGAACAAAATCCAAAATCGGAGCCTCCTGAGCAAACTAGGCCACTTCCACTCTTCAAGCTGGATGAATCAGTGCTCCCAAATTTGATAAAAGAAGATGACTGAGAAAATTCCAAATCATTACAATTCACATCTTGGATGGTGTGGGAGATAGTCCTCTCTTGCAAGTTTGTTCCATTGTTGGGCTCCACTATTCCTTCCAATGTAAATGAATCTAAGGAGCTCTTCTCTGGATCAGGATGGCTTGGAGAATGCCTGCCATTTCCACCATCACCAGAAGATGTGTGGGAAGCTGGCAAGTCGACAACATCCTCTTGCTTTGCATTTGTAACATCAACGCCTGAAAGGACTGTTTTTTCTGGTAATCCTTGCAGGTTATTTTGCACGATCACActatcctcttcctttgctgcgtCTTTTACAGCCTGAGCAGTTGGGCCTGGAAAATCAACATAATGCAAGAAATTCAGCCCTGTTTCTACTCATCATTTTGGTATTTTGTGAATGACAAATGAAAAGATGTTTGATGAATATTCACGGATGGGATACGGTACTACTATTTTGTCTCTCTTCACAAAAAGGGagaaaatttgaattctggttgaTTTTCCCCCACCAACTCATTAGAAGTGATGTATTATGCATATACAAGTCCCTGCCAGGAAAAACCAAATTGCCCCACAACATGACAGACTCTcctttggagattttaaaacagaggttggatgtcctAATTTTGAACAGGTCACAACAATGTTATGGttctctgcctctccttctctctgaCAGTTACAGTGCTTCTGGATATAGTCATAAACAGGAAAGGAATATAAGAATGAGATATTGTGTACTTCTGCcattaaaattaaacatttaggTACTTTGAGGACTTGTTTTTAGTGTGTGCCATTAATATTGTGCCATTAATATCGAGGTATTACAttaactaaccctaaccctttatATCTCCTAATTTTGAGATTTAAGCTACTGCTTTTCTCTATGTTCCTTATTATTTAGGTGAATCCTTACTTTCTCTCATTTCTCTtattcaccactggagaaattatattgtttatccagtattgcaccacctgacatccgctgggaagtaggaGCCAatcatgaaaggaccaaggcagtgacatctctggcccatcccgtttggatatcagccaccatgccaatgccttaaatcaagaaatacttttctaagatctacagagatactcacaggaacatctcagcaaatgagagtccaaaagtggcaggctaaaaccgggaacctcaacccatggctgattcAGGAtaagagactcccttctgggcacacagaaaactgggtgacttggaaggcactaaacagactgtgctctggcatcacgaaATTGTCACATTATCCTTGCCTGAGATACTTCGCTTTTCCACAAAACACCACTTTCTGACAAAACTGCTAATAGTTCACTCAAGACTTCTTTTTGGCTTCCCTTCACCAAACAAGTCTCCCCACAAGATTCTTACAGTATCAGATCAGATCCTATTTGATCAGATCCCACCAGCTGGCATCAAAAACAGGTGATAAGGGAGAGAGACAGCATGGAGTTCTGCTCTCCAAGGTCCACCTGGCAGCCAGTGTGACCTCCTATTCCATGATGGTGTCCATCTCCTAGGAAACCTGGGTGTGTACCAAAGTGTGGAGGATGGAGACAAATTGTTTTTTTATTCataccattgtctttccctttTTGAGGTTGACTGGGTGAGCCTTTGGCAGGAGTATCCGGATCACCTTTATTTCTGGCCGTTTTCCGAAGCTGGAAGCCCTTCCTTATGTCAGCCAGCAACGCGTCAATAACACACACGTCATCTTGCTTCACGACTCCTTTTTTAACTGCATTTGAGAAGCAAAGAGAAAGTTAGCTATCTTGTTGATGGACTTGACTGGAACCAGTGCATTTTATTTTCATTCAATCACTGTCTCCTTTTGACGTGGAGCTACCTGTAccgatattttaatttttttgaaaacaTACCATGGTTGAGGTGGGCTTATAGAAAGGCTGTTCACATATGATTGAAACATTTCATTTCTATGCTTTGCTACTCTAAATCTTGAAAACAGCTTCACAATGATTCCTCCTGGACCAGAAGGTCTTCCCAAAACCCCAAATCTATTTTAGATTATAAAGGGATAGGTATTATATGAGATGTAGGGGCTGCacggcaggttaaaccactaagctgcagaacttgctgaccagaaggttggtggtttgactCTACGGGATAGAGTGAGCTCCCatggttagctccagcttctgccaacctaacagttcgaaaacatgcaaatatgagtagattaataggtaccacttcagggggaaggtaacagtggacatctatggacaacactggctcttcggcttagaaatgaggatgagcaccaccaccctccagagttggacttgactagacttaatgtcaagcgtCTTTACCTTTATCATTATATGAGTAATTGTGAGTCAGATTTGCACTCACAAAGAAATGTAGATAATGTAATTCTATCTTTTCTTATAGTGCAATACTATAAATCTCTGCTCAGAATAAAGCCTATTAAATggcttgttgtaagtttttcgggctatatagccatgtcctagaagcattatctcctgacattttgcttgcatctatggcaggcaacctcagaggttgtgaggtcttgtaaGATGTTACGTTCCAGGAGGTCATAGAAATCGTGAGcctgttttgaaagtccttttggctatGAGAAACTATGGGatagtatctgtgtctctgcagcatagAAGAAAAGTCAGAGAACACAGTAGATGTGTTTTCCTGgaccttagtttttccaattttcatgtGTATTGAAACTGTTTCTCCCTGTAGAGacctccaacctctgaggatgcctaccatagatgcaggtgaaatgttaggtaagaatgcttctaaaacatggccatgtagcctgaaaatcctacaacaagccagtgattcaggccatgaatgccttcgacaagaCAAAGCCCATTAAAGCCAGGGATGTGGGTACAGAAGTAGAGTCTAAATTACCTCAAAAGCCCTAGATAATTGGGGCTTCAAGTTTCATGAAAAACAGAACTCATACTTCAGTCCCTTCCATATGTGCAGGGCAATAAATACCCAATAAGAACCTAGTCGCAATCCAAGGAAAGCATAAGAGAAAGGGGGTAAGATGAGTGAAAGAAGACTGAAGTTTGGAGCTATAGAGTCAGCCTGGAAGGGGGTGGGATCTGTCACAATAACCTTTCAGTGGTTTCATCCTGTTAAATTAATATGCATTTAACTTTTTAATTCAATTATTGCTTAaataattgaattaaaattatttGGGGTTGTTTTAGACtacttatattgttttatttccatAATACCATGAAATCCCATGATATAGGgtgcaatataaatattttaacaaacaattaaataatcaGAAATAAAATCTGATTAGATAAACAGGGCTTACTACTTAATATCTGTGCATATGAAGGAGCCACTCacttatttttccattttctcctttttgcctctttgcttcttcctcttccagctgcttcttccttttttcagCCTTTGCTGCTTGCTCCTTTCGATCCTTGTTTTCCTAAGGAAAAGAATATCAACATGTCAAAGGAGCATCTAATAGGAGCTACATGTCTAATAGAAATAAACCCTGCTTTGCAAACCAGGATGAAACTGCAATGAGTGCATTTATAACTTATCTTCCTAATGCAATCACAATACTTGGGGTAACTAACCATAGAATTGAATGGAGCCATAGAATGGAAAAaagttccattatataaaatagtaaagagagagaaagagaaaagggaagagaaacaaCACCGTAGATATGGGACAAATCCAAAGTGAGTATGAAAACTAAAAagtttttgttcctgttcttttctattttattttggagatataAACAggcttttcttgcttcttgatACTTCACCATAAGATGATGGGATCTTTTAACAGATCTAAATTATAGCCATGTACTCCACCTTTGGCCCTTGATCCGCTTCTTCAACGACACActgcccttctctttctctctcagttgACTCAGTGCCAAATAGTGTTCAGTATTTCACCTGCAAACCTTTAAAGAGATAATGGCTTCCATTCTCCAACCGTTTTCAGTTTCTCACAGTGAGTTTGTCCCCAAACTTTTGTATAGGTATGTCTaaattttttgtgtattttaatatgtattttatggaaatacgttttaatatatgtattttacggagttttaaaaataattatgtgtttattatttgagaacacagaaatgctggactactctcagtaccaccatgtcagactacacagagaaaccattaaaacccacaagcatgtggacaatttcaacagaaaggaggaaaccatgaaaatgaacaaaatctggctaccagtattaaaaaactctaaaattacaacagcaaaacaacacagagAAAACAACCAggcatatctaatcacctctcaacaaaagattgccccaggcactgccaggctatcaaatgctaatcaaggtggtcagttgaaacattcacacctagctccaacagacaagagtcctttgtcccaccctggtcattccagatatataaacccattttcctagtttcaacagacctcactacctctgaggatgcttgccatagatgcaggcgaaacgtcaggagaaaatgcctctagaacagggatcctcaaactaaggcctgggggccagatatggccctccaaggtcatttacctggcccttgctctgggtcaacctaactctgaaatgacttgaaagcacaaaacaacaacaatcctatctcatcagccaaaagcaggcccacatttcccattgaaataccaataaatttatatttgttaaaattctatatctgttgtgtgtctttggcattgaatgtttgccatatatgtgtacactgtaatctgccctgagtcccctgcggggtgagaagcgcggaatataaatactgtaaataataaattaggtctgccccctccctcctgagctttcgtaaaacatttaaaacctggctgtggggtcAAGCCTTTGAACAACAGATGGAATAACTGGAAAGTGAATATTTTAGTGACTGCAATGTACTGTCCTGGACTATGTTTTGAAccgg is a window encoding:
- the LOC137097095 gene encoding uncharacterized protein, whose translation is MREKTGLNFLHYVDFPGPTAQAVKDAAKEEDSVIVQNNLQGLPEKTVLSGVDVTNAKQEDVVDLPASHTSSGDGGNGRHSPSHPDPEKSSLDSFTLEGIVEPNNGTNLQERTISHTIQDVNCNDLEFSQSSSFIKFGSTDSSSLKSGSGLVCSGGSDFGFCSQSSLNSNDQVNKAISKASVEQDSSGKAQGLPTPEVPPIVTTKESTKENNEPSIDSLLEKSFSEEPQTDTTCSATVPSEQALVEKDSQKGSNKRRKKKRHSKSNPTVVDTDLKAVGDTKRGCEIQ